One Thermoanaerobacterales bacterium genomic window, TGCCCCTGCTGGTGGGGGGAACCGGTCTCTATATCCGGGCCGTCCTGGACGAATACCACTTTGCGGCCCCGCCGGACGAAGGCCTGCGGCGCGAGTTGGCCGACGCCGTCCGCCGCCACGGACCGGAATGGCTGCACGCCCGGCTGGCGGAGGTCGATCCGGTACGGGCCTCCGCAATACACCCGCGCAACGTGAGGCGGGTCATCCGCGCCCTTGAGATCTTCCGGAAGACCGGCCGGCCGCCGAGCAGCTTCGCGCCCCGGTTTGAGCGGGGCCGGGAGAGGTATGCGGCCTGGGTCTTTGGTCTCTTTATGGACCGTGAGCGCCTGTACCGGCGCATTGAGGAGCGGGTCGACGCGATGCTGGCGGCGGGCCTGGTGGCGGAGGTTGAGGGCCTGCTGGCCCGGGGCTACAGGATGGACCTGCCGTCGATGCACGGCCTGGGATACAAAGAAATCGCCGCTTATCTGGCGGGGGAGATCCCCTATGAGGAGGCCGTGGCGCTACTGAAGCGGAACACGAGGCGTTATGCCAAGCGTCAGTTCACCTGGTTTAAGACCGACCCGCGTATACACTGGATTGAGGTCGGGGAAAACGCCGATCCAATGGCGGTGGCCGAACAAATTCTGGTTCTCACAGCAGGAGAGCCGGACTGGGCGGCGAAACAAGCATACTATTAAATTTTCCAAAACGGAGGGAACTCCATTGACCAAGGCCCAAATCAACCTCCAGGACGCCTTCCTGAACCAACTCCGCAAGGAGAATATACCCGTGACCATCTTCCTGGTCAACGGGTTTCAGTTAAAGGGTCTGGTCCGGGGGTTTGACAACTTTACGGTGATTCTTGAAAGCGACGGTAAGCAGATGATGGTCTACAAGCATGCGATCTCGACGATCAGCCCGTCCAGGCCGGTAAACACCTCGCCGGCGGTCGCCGAACAGAAGGGCGGGCAGTAGAGAGTCAGCGAAGGTATGGCAAACATTGATCTTGCGGCCCTGGCCGACGCCGTGGAGGAGGAGGTCCGGGCCGTTTACGCGGCTGTCGATGAAATCGCCCTGGCCAACCACGCGCGCGTCCTGTCCGCTTTCCGCGCCGAGCGGGTCAGCGACTTCCATATGCGGGGCAGCACCGGCTACGGCTACGGAGACGCCGGACGGGAGACCCTGGACCGTGTTTGGGCCCGTGTCTTCGGGGCCGAGGCGGCCATTGTGCGGACCCAGATCGTTNNNNNNNNNNCGTTTCCGGCACGCATGCCCTGGCCCTTGGACTTTTCGCTGTCTGCCGCCCGGGGGACGAGGTTCTTTCCCTGGGGCGACCCTACGACACCCTCGCGGACGTTATCGGCCTCGGCGGAGCGCCTCCGGGTTCGCTGACCGCCCTGGGCGTGACCTGCCGTGAAGTCGCGGATGAGCCCGGGGGAGATGTTCCCCTGGACGAACTTGTTACGGCGGTCGGACCGCGGACGAAGGTTCTGTACCTGCAGCGTTCCCGGGGCTACGCCTGGCGGCGCGGACTTGATCTGCAAAGCATGGCGCGGGTGATCGCCGCCGTGCGGGAGCGGCACCCG contains:
- the miaA gene encoding tRNA (adenosine(37)-N6)-dimethylallyltransferase MiaA yields the protein MGAEQRRPPLGVITGPTATGKTAVSIALAERLARGAEIVSADSMMVYRGMDIGTAKPSRVEMRGIPHHLIDVADPDEPFSVARYRELAEAAVAGILARGRLPLLVGGTGLYIRAVLDEYHFAAPPDEGLRRELADAVRRHGPEWLHARLAEVDPVRASAIHPRNVRRVIRALEIFRKTGRPPSSFAPRFERGRERYAAWVFGLFMDRERLYRRIEERVDAMLAAGLVAEVEGLLARGYRMDLPSMHGLGYKEIAAYLAGEIPYEEAVALLKRNTRRYAKRQFTWFKTDPRIHWIEVGENADPMAVAEQILVLTAGEPDWAAKQAYY
- the hfq gene encoding RNA chaperone Hfq, translated to MTKAQINLQDAFLNQLRKENIPVTIFLVNGFQLKGLVRGFDNFTVILESDGKQMMVYKHAISTISPSRPVNTSPAVAEQKGGQ
- a CDS encoding methionine gamma-lyase family protein; the protein is MANIDLAALADAVEEEVRAVYAAVDEIALANHARVLSAFRAERVSDFHMRGSTGYGYGDAGRETLDRVWARVFGAEAAIVRTQIV
- a CDS encoding methionine gamma-lyase family protein, with the protein product VSGTHALALGLFAVCRPGDEVLSLGRPYDTLADVIGLGGAPPGSLTALGVTCREVADEPGGDVPLDELVTAVGPRTKVLYLQRSRGYAWRRGLDLQSMARVIAAVRERHP